The proteins below come from a single Metarhizium brunneum chromosome 1, complete sequence genomic window:
- the MTQ1 gene encoding Mitochondrial MRF1 N(5)-glutamine methyltransferase translates to MPRLPPWLLQQAKQRSRNLAALVPACRDIQSAKNELRWLTEYARETTTHSDSKAQRLRLLCQRRRRGVPLQYILGSQPFGPLDIKCRSGVLIPRPETEAYTYHLVDLIKTGEILGSKSSNDTAELSIVDLCTGTGCIPLLLYTLLQPSFRRLRVRGVDISPQAVGLAKLNVHHNAKLGNIATSQPDQKLDILRGDIFKDQDITPVAQTPCDILLSNPPYVSQRAWDFGQGGLGYSVRKYEPRLALVPNHDLPVPAGWLHEDVFYSRLLDIAMLLKPSVALLELGEESQARRILGRLFQHRVAEFVMAEVWRDWPDLTAADGEAAELVVELNDMSRRIPVRGRGQIRSILLRLQWDI, encoded by the coding sequence ATGCCACGACTTCCACCATGGCTTCTCCAGCAAGCCAAACAACGCTCCCGCAATCTGGCTGCTTTGGTTCCTGCATGTCGCGACATTCAATCCGCCAAAAATGAGCTCCGCTGGCTCACAGAGTATGCGAGGGAGACAACGACGCACTCAGACAGCAAGGCTCAGCGACTCAGGTTACTTTGCCAGCGACGACGTCGTGGGGTGCCTCTGCAGTATATTCTCGGCTCTCAGCCTTTTGGACCCCTGGATATTAAATGCAGGTCGGGCGTGCTCATCCCTCGCCCGGAGACAGAGGCCTACACATACCACCTTGTTGATCTGATCAAGACGGGAGAAATTTTGGGTAGCAAGTCAAGCAATGATACTGCCGAGTTGAGCATAGTTGACCTTTGCACGGGCACAGGCTGCATTCCTTTGCTTTTGTATACTTTGCTTCAGCCATCTTTTCGGCGCTTACGTGTTCGAGGAGTTGACATTTCGCCCCAGGCAGTCGGCCTCGCAAAGCTCAATGTCCACCATAATGCCAAGCTAGGCAATATTGCGACTTCTCAGCCTGATCAAAAGCTTGATATCTTGAGGGGTGACATCTTCAAGGACCAAGATATTACCCCTGTAGCCCAAACTCCTTGCGACATATTGCTGTCAAACCCACCATATGTCTCCCAAAGGGCCTGGGATTTTGGCCAGGGGGGTCTGGGATATTCTGTTCGCAAGTACGAACCGCGCTTAGCCCTTGTTCCAAATCATGATTTGCCTGTTCCAGCTGGATGGCTGCACGAAGATGTGTTTTACTCTAGACTGCTGGATATCGCCATGTTACTAAAACCGAGTGTCGCGCTTCTCGAACTGGGAGAAGAATCACAAGCTCGTCGTATATTAGGCCGTTTATTTCAACACAGAGTAGCAGAGTTCGTCATGGCTGAGGTTTGGCGCGATTGGCCAGACCTAACCGCGGCTGAcggagaagcagcagagcTTGTTGTGGAATTGAATGATATGTCTCGAAGGATTCCGGTAAGAGGACGGGGCCAGATTCGGTCAATTCTACTACGCTTGCAATGGGATATTTAG
- the POLR2J gene encoding DNA-directed RNA polymerase II subunit, producing the protein MTGCNPKHFNLQDDPFELFLLSEGEKRIEEKVYSGMSNTSDFILNKEDHTLGNLLSEHIKAHPNVYMAGYKLGHPNVPQLFIRVQTDGTKTPREVFTAVCEKLINQLESLHQEFTREWELRRITNTGEQGNMQGTGF; encoded by the exons ATGACCGGCTGCAATCCAAAGCACTTCAACCTCCAAGATGATCC TTTCGAGCTCTTCTTGCTGAGCGAAGGGGAGAAACGAATTGAGGAGAAGGTGTACTCTG GCATGTCCAACACATCAGACTTTATTTTGAACAAGGAGGATCATACATTGGGCAACCTCCTCTCTGAGCACATCAAGGCTCACCCTAATGTCTACATGGCTGGCTACAAGC TCGGCCACCCCAATGTCCCTCAGCTCTTTATCCGCGTCCAAACAGACGGTACCAAAACTCCCCGCGAGGTATTCACCGCCGTCTGCGAAAAGCTTATCAACCAGCTAGAGTCACTACACCAAGAATTCACACGTGAATGGGAACTTCGGCGCATCACCAACACTGGAGAGCAGGGCAACATGCAAGGGACTGGTTTCTAA
- the LSM5 gene encoding U6 snRNA-associated Sm-like protein, which translates to MASQLLPLELIDKCVGSRIWVVMKGEKEFSGTLVGFDDYVNMVLEDVTEFDYSGTHTKLPKILLNGNNICMLIPGGEGPA; encoded by the exons ATGGCGTCCCAGTTGCTGCCCCTCG AACTCATTGACAAGTGCGTTGGTTCAAGGATATGGGTTGTCATGAAAGGAGAAAAGG AATTTAGCGGTACGCTCGTCGGATTCGACGATTATGTCA ACATGGTTTTGGAGGATGTGACGGAATT CGACTACTCTGGAACGCACACCAAACTGCCCAAGATTCTGCTCAATGGCAATAATATCTGCATG TTGATTCCCGGAGGTGAGGGGCCGGCTTGA
- the wrn gene encoding Werner syndrome ATP-dependent helicase yields MARPLRVAGEKKLWCPKLGIRFSPSSNSVPLYPPLDMSRFVQTASEDNDIRNNFTNEPFGYCANAVMEQDLATLATTRHDAIPQPSKNSTSTNPQIPLQRPTTTINQESENSQGKEVSKPNPEGDPEIVEPPLTPLSFNISPSLFYAARAAKAGSSESFWSHTMYQRTSDQGAVEKVKVHYCTSKHTTEQVCRKHFLGEAVLGFDLEWFPYASRSSGTRENISLIQIASPGRIGLFHVAMFAKGEDDLVAPALRTIMEDPNVSKVGVHIQGDCTRMKNYLGVQVQGVFELSHLYKQVKYTAAKTPKLINKVAVALSTQVHDILKLPLFKGDVVRSSNWMKRLDYKQILYAASDAYAGIQLYHVLDSKRKRLNPCPPRPHHAELGLPIPVVESESKPEEEAGHLSDGSFSSFGSELEAELLALPLIPAKPPVRDARILIAEKKAAEYRKSKTSGVSAPPTSLRAYFVWHSNLDLNPEAVAQLLRDPPLKTNTVVSYILEAIVSEKMTYDKGRLKSEVLPLLDQRAMKVGSRYGALVRSCERTDEET; encoded by the exons ATGGCTCGGCCATTGCGTGTGGCTGGGGAGAAGAAGCTATGGTGTCCCAAGTTGGGTATTCGATTCTCTCCGTCATCAAACTCTGTTCCGTTGTACCCTCCGCTGGATATGTCTCGTTTCGTGCAGACGGCGAGTGAGGACAATGATATCAGAAATAATTTCACAAACGAACCGTTTGGCTATTGTGCCAATGCTGTAATGGAACAAGACTTGGCTACTCTTGCAACAACACGCCATGATGCCATCCCTCAACCGAGTAAAAATTCAACGTCGACGAATCCCCAAATACCACTTCAACGTCCTACCACCACCATTAATCAAGAAAGTGAGAATTCACAAGGCAAAGAAGTCTCCAAACCCAATCCAGAAGGCGACCCGGAAATCGTTGAACCCCCGTTAACACCACTAAGCTTCAACATCTCCCCGTCCCTCTTCTACgcagcccgcgccgccaaagCAGGCTCCTCTGAATCATTCTGGTCACACACAATGTATCAGCGGACTAGCGATCAAGGGGCCGTTGAAAAAGTAAAAGTTCACTACTGCACGAGCAAACATACCACGGAACAAGTCTGCAGGAAGCACTTCCTCGGAGAGGCGGTCCTCGGCTTCGACCTCGAGTGGTTCCCCTACGCATCCCGCAGCTCCGGAACGCGAGAAAACATCTCTCTTATCCAAATCGCGAGCCCGGGCCGTATCGGCCTTTTCCACGTGGCCATGTTTGCCAAGGGTGAAGATGACCTTGTCGCCCCTGCCCTACGCACAATCATGGAGGATCCCAATGTGAGCAAAGTCGGCGTCCACATCCAAGGTGACTGCACCCGGATGAAGAACTACCTCGGcgtccaggtccagggtGTTTTTGAACTCAGCCATCTGTACAAACAGGTCAAGTACACAGCGGCTAAGACGCccaagctcatcaacaaGGTGGCAGTAGCTCTGTCAACGCAGGTACATGACATTTTGAAGTTGCCGCTATTTAAAGGCGACGTCGTCCGGTCGAGTAACTGGATGAAGCGGTTGGATTACAAGCAAATTTTAT ATGCGGCATCCGACGCCTATGCCGGTATACAGTTATACCATGTCCTCGACTCAAAACGCAAAAGACTAAATCCGTGTCCCCCAAGGCCTCACCACGCCGAACTAGGTCTCCCGATCCCAGTTGTGGAGTCGGAATCAAAGCCAGAAGAGGAAGCAGGACATCTATCTGACGGCTCCTTTAGCTCCTTCGGTTCGGAACTCGAAGCCGAGCTGCTAGCCTTGCCGCTAATCCCAGCCAAACCTCCAGTACGCGATGCTCGTATCCTCATAGCCGAGAAAAAAGCAGCCGAGTACCGCAAATCCAAGACTTCGGGcgtctcggcgccgccgacttCCCTAAGAGCATACTTTGTCTGGCACAGCAACTTGGACCTCAATCCCGAAGCCGTTGCTCAACTCCTGAGAGATCCGCCACTGAAAACAAACACTGTTGTGTCGTATATTctcgaggccattgtcaGTGAAAAGATGACCTATGATAAGGGGAGATTGAAATCCGAGGTATTACCCTTGTTGGATCAGCGTGCTATGAAAGTGGGCAGTAGGTATGGGGCCTTGGTGAGAAGTTGTGAGAGGACTGATGAAGAAACGTGA
- the YTM1 gene encoding Ribosome biogenesis protein: protein MDSSPTQVKVIFTTDEQDLQLPESKRQLLVPADVKRYGLSRILNSESMLDTSSPIPLDFLANGTFLRTSIEDYLKSNGLSSETTLTLQYVRSLIPPVYQASFQHDDWVGDVDVLSATAPASKGIDGVVNDRIASASYDGLVRVWNPSGEAIATSSAGRAGGHTSRVNAVRWLSPSKLASAGLDRKVVIWDYSESEDNFSGSLKHNMELWGHEKNINAIDVNCATKRILTASSDGRVGLWTSSKKAAPQADAESLPSSHSAKRAKLSAASNTAQRGPLAMMPMHDDQVTAAIFHPHDSTVAYSASQDHTVKTIDLTTQKEVSRLTTLHPIMCAAALPGNSLVAAGSSARHITLLDPREAATATAAMTLRGHINMVVSLSPSPDNEYSLVSGSHDSTCRVWDLRSVRPATSEEGSGSVSEPVYTISREWLSGKKLPPAGDGAKVLSVAWDKSWGIVSAGEDKKVQINRGRGLLAS from the exons ATGGACTCCTCACCGACCCAGGTGAAAGTCATCTTCACCACCGATGAGCAGGACTTGCAGCTCCCAGAGTCCAAGAGACAATTGCTTGTCCCAGCAG ACGTTAAGCGATATGGCCTCTCTCGGATCCTCAATTCCGAGTCCATGCTGGACACATCGTCTCCAATCCCGCTCGACTTCCTTGCCAACGGCACATTTCTACGCACCTCTATCGAAGACTACCTTAAATCGAATGGCCTCTCATCAGAGACGACTCTCACTCTCCAGTACGTTCGCAGCTTGATCCCGCCCGTGTATCAAGCTAGTTTCCAGCACGACGACTGGGTCGGCGACGTTGATGTCTTATCAGCAACAGCCCCTGCTAGCAAGGGTATCGACGGCGTTGTCAATGACAGAATTGCCAGTGCCTCGTACGATGGCCTAGTAAGAGTATGGAATCCGTCCGGCGAGGCGATTGCGACATCTAGTGCCGGTAGAGCAGGTGGGCACACGTCAAGAGTCAATGCCGTGAGGTGGCTATCTCCTTCAAAGCTTGCATCGGCAGGCCTTGACAGAAAAGTCGTCATCTGGGACTACTCTGAGTCAGAAGACAACTTCTCGGGCTCGTTGAAACACAATATGGAACTATGGGGCCATGAGAAGAACATCAACGCCATCGACGTCAACTGCGCTACGAAACGAATCCTCACTGCCTCCTCAGACGGGCGTGTCGGCCTATGGACCTCGTCCAAAAAAGCTGCTCCCCAAGCTGATGCTGAAAGCCTGCCCTCGTCCCATTCCGCTAAGCGTGCCAAGTTATCCGCCGCCAGTAATACTGCTCAGCGTgggcccttggccatgatgcccatgcaCGATGACCAAGTCACTGCCGCCATTTTCCACCCACACGACTCAACTGTTGCGTACTCTGCGTCTCAGGACCACACCGTCAAGACAATCGACTTGACTACACAGAAGGAGGTTTCAAGATTGACAACCCTCCATCCAATCATGTGTGCGGCAGCATTACCAGGAAATTCGCTCGTCGCCGCAGGCTCTTCGGCGCGACACATCACCCTCCTGGACCCCCGAGAGGCAGCTACCGCCACTGCAGCCATGACTCTCCGCGGCCACATCAACATGGTTGTATCCTTGTCACCTTCTCCTGATAACGAGTACTCTTTGGTATCCGGTTCACACGACAGCACCTGTCGCGTCTGGGATCTCCGGAGTGTACGGCCCGCCACGTCTGAAGAGGGGTCCGGCAGCGTCAGCGAGCCAGTGTACACCATTTCCAGGGAGTGGTTAAGCGGCAAAAAGTTGCCGCcggctggtgatggtgccaAGGTGTTGAGCGTCGCGTGGGACAAGTCTTGGGGCATCGTAAGTGCAGGAGAGGATAAAAAGGTGCAAATTAATAGGGGTAGAGGGCTTTTGGCTTCATAG